AACATATTAAAGAATTGATGAATTTGATTTATTAGCTTTGGGGTTTAGTTAGATTTATTAATCAGTCAAGTTATAGGTAAGTTTTCATTTTGActatttaactaaaaaattacaatttaatttgtaatgttttcaaaatatttttcttatgatCCTACGGTGAAGTGACTAATGATGCCATTTTTTAATcggtataataacaattttaattctAAACTTTTATACTTTATGTCACTTTAACCCTAattccaaataaaataaaaaaaattgaaattctttttaaaaagttagaaaattcTAAAAGTTCtaaaaagaacataaaaattaaaaaaaaagaatgtaaaatttgaagaataaaattattattataatgatTAAAAAGTTCTATTCGAATATATTAATGATCAAATCGTAATTTTTTAATTAgatgattaaaataaaacttactcataaataaataactaataataaaatttatccacATTAATTTTGAAGCCTAAAATGATAGAGGTATTAATGAATCATGTCATCATTATATCATTAAACCTTAAAAACACTTTCGTTATGTAAAAATTAAATCGAGAATTAAACATATCTAAATTTAAAATGTAAATCCAAAGTTAATTAAATTAGAGGaataaataaatgtaaaatgtgTGGGACGATTTatgcaaattcaaaattttgagttTCCTGTTTTGGGCTGATGATGTTGGGGATTTTATGGTACGGCAGAAGTTAACAGCTGTTCAGTACTTTAGTTATTACGAACTTTCACAAAGACATGTCTGAAATAACCAGCAaccaaaaaaagaacaaaaaaaagaaaaaaggaaccCACAGTCGAAGCGAAAAACCGTGAAGTCAAGTAACAGTTCGATCCAACCACTGTTTATTTGGCTTTACAAAACTCTGGGTCGCCCCATATATATCCTTTTTTCTCCGTCTCATACTCTCTATCAAAGCCCTACCTTCAGGttctttcattcttcttctttctttctttccccccCCTCAATTTATTGGGggttttggttttgtttttacattgcttttttttttaaaagttactTCTGGGTTTAAGAGTCTGGGGTTCTCTTTGAAAATTAAGTGATTGATTCTTTGTTTAATGATCTGGGTTTTGTTCTTCTGTCTTGCCAATCTTGTTTATGTTTATGATTTTGGTTCAATTTTTTGAATTTCCAATAAAGGGTTTGTAGttatttttttggatttttttttggtTGATTGTTTTTGGTGATATTCTTTTTACTGGTTTAGTAGGTGAATTTAGGAacttttttttttactgttttttAGGTTGAATTTGGGGATGCTTTACTGCTAGTGGATTTGAATTGCAAAGAAGTGGAATGGAGCATCCAAGATCAGGTTCTGGGAATGGTGAGGATAATGTTGGGATACCTGATGATTTGCGATGCAAAAGGTCAGATGGGAAGCAATGGAGGTGTACTGCCATGTCTATGCCAGATAAAACTGTTTGTGAAAAACATTATATCCAGGCTAAAAGGAGGGCTGCCAATTCTGCGTTAAGAGCTAGCCTTAAGAAAAAGAGGAAGTTGGGTGGTGATACTGAGATGTATGGGGGAGACACTAAGAGTGATGACTTTGATGTGCCGCCTGTTAGTAGGAAAGTGGAGGACTATCCTCCTCCAGTTTCTGGGAAGAAACATAAAGAGAAGGTTTCTAAGAATCAAATTCAGTATTCACCCGAGACACCTCCTATGAGGAATCTCTCGGCACGAAATTCTGCAAAGGTGGAAGATGATTATCAAAGAGATGGCTCTCCTTTTGAAGAGAGTTGGAGGTCATACAAGACACCGTCTTTTTCTGCTGCAGATTCATCCAGGAACAGATCACAGAGAAGCAATGATGATGTTGCTATGGCGGCGGTGAGTTAACTTACAACATGGTGGTTCTGGTAGCATTAGTATTGTTTGATCTTAAAGAATATAACATGTATTGAATACTCTCGACTTTTAGTAAGGGTGATTCTTCATGAGGAGGAATCTTGCCCATATAAGACATTGTGGCGGTCCTATTGTTGATCGTGATAATAGTATCAATTAGAAAAAAATGGAGAGAATAGGTTACCATCTTATTAGGTTTCATAGCAAATGAATGGGTAAAATGAGTTGAAAGTTTATAGTTAATTTATAATCAGATTTTTTTATGATTGTTTTCTCCAAGATATTGCTGATTTGCAGGGTTCCTTTCATGCTCTATGATGAttatttctcttttttctttttactatTTTATGTTGCTGATACAGATATTAATGTGGTGGTTTTCAGGATGACTCCGAGGATGACTCCGAAGAAGTTTTTGTCGGGCAAACTTGCCATCAATGCCGGCGGAATGATAGAGAGAGAGTTACTTCATGCCTCAAATGTGAAAAGAGAGGATATTGTGATAGCTGTATCTCTTCATGGTAAGTTGAACGTTTAGTTAAAAATGCCCACATTTCCGTTTTCTAGCAATTATTTATGCTTTTCTTATTAGGTACTCGAACACCCCATTGGAAGAAATTGAGAAGGCTTGTCCTGCATGTCGTGGTTCCTGTAATTGCAAGGCATGCTTACGAGGTGATAACATGATAAAGGTATTTCCCTCCCTTTCAAAGGGTTTGCATGTCTAATTAATAGATTTTTTGACAGTTTAATTGTATAATTTCTTGAGGAATAATTTACTTTTCACCGAGTGCAGGTAAGGATACGGGAAATACCTGTCCTGGACAAGCTACAGTATCACTACTGTCTTTTATCTTCAGTGCTTCCTGTTATTAAGAAGATCCATCAGGAACAGTGTTCTGAAGTGGAATTGGAAAGAAAACTTCGTAGTAAGATGCTTGTTGATTAAATGGTTTGAGCTCAGGTTCCTACTGAGTTTAATGTCCTTATCTAACCATTAATAAATATGTTTTTCAGGAACTGAAATAGACCTTTTTAGGGCAAAGGTGAATGCAGATGAGCAGATGTGCTGGTACCTAATAACATTTACTAGCTATTTTAAAATCATCTCGCTTAGTGTGGTTAGTTTAATAGGTTAATTTTCTGTCCATTTGGTGAGGTTTATTAATTAGATTTACAAAAGTATGGTTAACACATTCTCATATTTATTGTGCTAAGGACATATAGTTCATGTCTTTTTGCAGCAACTTTTGTAGGATACCAATTGTTGATTATCATCGGCATTGTCCAAATTGCTCATATGATCTGTGTCTCCGTTGCTGTCAAGATCTTCGGGGTGCATCTTCTGTCGGTGTTGAAGATATAGGAAATGAGACTGGTGAGAGAACTCCAGACAAAGAAACTTCTATGGGACAAGTATCCAAATTGAAACTGAATTTCTTGGATAAGTTCTCTGGCTGGAAAGCCAACAGTGATGGCAGTATACCATGTCCTCCAAAGGAGTATGGTGGTTGCGGTCATCACTCATTAAACCTAAATCGTATTTTTAAGATGAATTGGGTTGCAAAGCTGGTTAAGAATGTAGAGGAAATGGTTAGTGGCTGTAAGGTTTATGATGTTGAAAGTTCGGAaaagattgaattgaatgatccCAGACTTTGTCAGTTTGCTGACAGAGAAGGTAGTGATGATAGTCTTTTGTACTGCCCTTCATCTCATGATATTAAAGCAGAAGGGATTGCTGATTTTAGAAGGCATTGGAGCAAGGGTGAACCTGTGATTGTTAAAGAGGTATTTGATAGCTCATCCATTTCAAGTTGGGATCCCCTGGCTATTTGGAGAGGAATTCAGGAGACGGCTGATGAGAAAATAAAAGATGAGACCAGAATGGTGAAGGCCCTAGATTGCTTAGACTGGTCAGAGGTAGGCTCTATGCTCCTGCTTATATGTGCGTGATCTTCATATCTCTGTAATTTAATCGATATTATGTGTCACTCTCTTATAGATGCATGTTGGGTTTGATATGATGTCAGGTTGATATTGAACTTGATCAATTCATTAAAGGATACACAGAGGGGCGGACACATGAAAATGGACCGCCAGCAATGTTGAAGTTGAAAGATTGGCCTTCTCCCGGTGCTTCGGAAGAGTTTTTGATGTTCCAGAGACCTGAGTTCATCAGTAAACTTCCCTTACTTGAGTACATTCATTCCAGGTTGGGTCTCCTAAATGTCGCTGCAAAATTGCCCCATTATTCTTTGCAAAATGATGCTGGACCTAAGATTTATTTATCTTATGGGACCTATGAAGAACTTGATAGAGGGAATTCGGTAACCAATCTCCATTTCAAAATGCGAGATATGGTAAGTTGCATTTCCCCTCTCCTTGACTAATCAAGGAAATTCATTTTTGATTAATTATTACAAGGACACTATGAAACTGAAGTCTTCTATGTTTATATTACTTTTATGACTTGATCTCTGTATCTTATACTGGAATCTAATGCTTGAATAAGATTTAGGCTTTCATTCAGTGCATCTTGTTTTGCAATTTTTAGTCTATTATACATGTGAGGTCAAGGCCTTGTTTTGTCTTATACTAGCTCAAACCTTTTAATATAAAAGGGACACTGAATTAAGTCACTAACAAAATCTGTATAACCGTCAAGGCTTTCTTGTAATAATTAAAAGTAAATATGAATCTTTGTGGTGAAGCGTATGAATTGAAAGCTGAGTTGTTTTCCAGGTGTATCTGTTGGTGCATACATGTGAAGTAAAGGTAAATGGTCAGAGGACAAAAAAGGACATACTCAAATCCAATGGGAAATCTGAGGTAAATGAGTCCTTGAGGGATTCTGAAACAAGGTCAGATGAGAAAAGATTGCCTGATTTATCTATTGATGGACCTGATATTGATGACGAATCTGAGAGCACATCTGATGTACATGAGGATCAAGAAACTGAAACTACCATGATTGCAGAGAAATCTGCAGATTTTGAACAGTTAAATGGGGATAGCAGGGACGTGATAGGAAATCCTAAAGCAGGAGCGTGTTGGGATGTCTTTCGTCGACAGGATGTTCCGAAGTTAACTGAGTATTTGCAAAAGCATTGGAGGGATTTCAGGAAGCCTGAAAGTGCGGTAAGTGATTCTGTAAGTTTATGCTCTTAGTTGTAGAATATACTTTTTAACACATTGCGTAAAAGTGCATGTTGATGATTTTCTATTTTCATTATTAGGTGATGCGTCCTCTGTATGACGAAGTGGTGTACTTGAATGAGCATCATAAGAGAAAATTAAGGCAAGAATTTGGTAAGATAAGATAAACAACCTGTCTATAAAAAGTTTACAAACCGATTTTATAGTAGATGAAATTGGATTTTGGTTCAAAACAAATTCTCCTGGAAAATCTTATTCTAATTTTTAATCCAGTAAAAAGTTCAATATTTTCCTTTTATTGCTATAATAGAATAATTAATATAGTAGATGATCAAGTGTTGATTGTCGTTCATTTCGTTTACAGGAGTGGTGCCATGGTCATTCGAACAGAATTTGGGGCAAGCTGTCTTTCTCCCTGCTGGTTGCCCTTTCCAAGTGAGGAATCTCCAGGTAGGTCTCTCTGATAAATAACCTTCCATGTTTCGATATTTGTTGCAAATCCTGCTGAGAAGGTGATCTTTGATGTCATTGAGTATGTCCGATATGATAATCTTTTACCTTGTTCAATAAATGATGTTCGTCAGCATGGAAATTAATAACTTATTTCCTTCTTGTTGAACTTTCAGTCCAATGTTCAGTTAGGACTTGACTTCTTATTTCCAGAAAGTGTGGGGGAGGCTGTAAGATTGGCTGAAGATATCCGCTGTCTTCCAAATGACCATGATGGAAAACTTCAAATTTTGGAGGTCAGGCTAATAAAATTATCCCGAAAAGTGTTCAGTGCTTTCTTTATCACGTGTTTGTCAAGTTCCTAGACTCTTTTTAAATCATGAGTTATGTATGTTAGACCTTTTTGTCCCAGTGAGTTTACCAACTTTACCATCATGTTCAATCAGGTTGGGAAGATCTCGTTATATGCAGCTAGTTCGGCCATTAAAGAGGTCCAGAAATTGGTGCTGGATCCAAAGTAAGTAAAATTTTAACTTATCTTGGTCTTTATGTAAACAtttcattttgttcattttgatAATTTAGATGCAATTGCATGTTCAGTTAGGAATTTGGTCTTGCGAAAGTATAGGCCATTCTAGAGCTTACCCTCTGTAAAACTGCTTCTCCGACCCATTACTTTTTCATTTTCCCTTTGAAGTTGCTTTTCTCTTCTGCTGAATCCATTCTTTCTAATCCCTGCCCCTGTTGCAGATTGGGTGCTGAGCTTGGATTTGAAGATCCTAATTTAACCGCAGCAGTATCGGAGAATCTGGAGGTTGTGAAGCGAAGTCAAATAACTTGTGCCTGAATTTCTGTATAGTAACTGTAGGTTTGTTATGGAAACCATAGTTTTTCCATAAGCCATTGTGGGTTCCTGAAGGAATTTTAGTGTATAAATGTATTTATATGTAATCTTCTTAATGCTTTTGATACTTGATGATTCAAAACATCCTATTCTTGACAATATTATCATGTTTTAGAAGGAACATTGGCAACTTCTACTATACGGTTTAAATGTATCAGTTTATATTCATACAACCTATTCACTACGAAAGTTCCATAGCTATATGAAAACATTGATGAACAACCACCAGCATCCACCTTGAACCTCAGAGCCTTCTTGATTGCTAGTGAGGCGTCGAGTGCAGCTGACTTTGTAACAATGGATGCAAGTTGCCGCAACTTGTGTAGCTATGTTCGGCACAGTCGAAAAAGTGGATGCTGACCAAAACTCTGATGGAGAACCATGATTATTGACACCATAAGTTTAAGATACAACTGGCCATTCTATTCGTAGACTCCCTCCAGGTCcctcttgctaaaactatacgaCTAGTATCTATACGAATCGGTTTCAGCATAGCTGTATTTTTAAGCAAATAAGCAACAACTTCAGCTTCTGCTTCATCCCAACTACGGAAGCCAATTATTTCCATATCTCCTGCACTTCACTACTcttatcttcttcttcatctaatCATCACTATGACGAACCTGTGACAATTATTAGTATATTTTTCAACAATCAATTGATGCAAATTAGTTAGAAGGAACCCCAGTTCGAATTTGGAATGGGGCTACCTCTATCATCGAAGCAATGTTTGGGGAAATGCGAAAAGCTTCACACGTCAAGTGCTTCAATTTAGGGatgaagccaaaaaaaaaaaaaagtaggagAGGCAGAAATTAAGTTGTAATTTTTACAAtagtaaatatattattaaaaaattatttattttaaaatctcataaatatttaacttaGTGGATTAGATGACTATTATAAAGAATAGATATTCGGATTTAATATAAAGATATTAA
Above is a genomic segment from Gossypium arboreum isolate Shixiya-1 chromosome 8, ASM2569848v2, whole genome shotgun sequence containing:
- the LOC108470050 gene encoding E3 ubiquitin-protein ligase JMJ24; the encoded protein is MEHPRSGSGNGEDNVGIPDDLRCKRSDGKQWRCTAMSMPDKTVCEKHYIQAKRRAANSALRASLKKKRKLGGDTEMYGGDTKSDDFDVPPVSRKVEDYPPPVSGKKHKEKVSKNQIQYSPETPPMRNLSARNSAKVEDDYQRDGSPFEESWRSYKTPSFSAADSSRNRSQRSNDDVAMAADDSEDDSEEVFVGQTCHQCRRNDRERVTSCLKCEKRGYCDSCISSWYSNTPLEEIEKACPACRGSCNCKACLRGDNMIKVRIREIPVLDKLQYHYCLLSSVLPVIKKIHQEQCSEVELERKLRRTEIDLFRAKVNADEQMCCNFCRIPIVDYHRHCPNCSYDLCLRCCQDLRGASSVGVEDIGNETGERTPDKETSMGQVSKLKLNFLDKFSGWKANSDGSIPCPPKEYGGCGHHSLNLNRIFKMNWVAKLVKNVEEMVSGCKVYDVESSEKIELNDPRLCQFADREGSDDSLLYCPSSHDIKAEGIADFRRHWSKGEPVIVKEVFDSSSISSWDPLAIWRGIQETADEKIKDETRMVKALDCLDWSEVDIELDQFIKGYTEGRTHENGPPAMLKLKDWPSPGASEEFLMFQRPEFISKLPLLEYIHSRLGLLNVAAKLPHYSLQNDAGPKIYLSYGTYEELDRGNSVTNLHFKMRDMVYLLVHTCEVKVNGQRTKKDILKSNGKSEVNESLRDSETRSDEKRLPDLSIDGPDIDDESESTSDVHEDQETETTMIAEKSADFEQLNGDSRDVIGNPKAGACWDVFRRQDVPKLTEYLQKHWRDFRKPESAVMRPLYDEVVYLNEHHKRKLRQEFGVVPWSFEQNLGQAVFLPAGCPFQVRNLQSNVQLGLDFLFPESVGEAVRLAEDIRCLPNDHDGKLQILEVGKISLYAASSAIKEVQKLVLDPKLGAELGFEDPNLTAAVSENLEVVKRSQITCA